The following nucleotide sequence is from Apium graveolens cultivar Ventura chromosome 4, ASM990537v1, whole genome shotgun sequence.
AACGGTTTAGGAATTGGACGAGGGTTGGTGAGGAATGATGGAGCGGTGAATTTGAATGATGATTCTACGGGTTTTATGGATTTTGGTGTGGAGGGTAGAGTGGGAGAGATTCCTGACTTAAGTAATGCTTTGGATGAGGGGCTTTATGGTGAGGATGGTGGCGGGCGTGTCTTGAAATGGGATTGTGCTACGTCTGGGGTGATGCTAAGTAGTGATAATGATCCCGTGCTGCAGAAAGAAAATGTAGAAGCTGACCAGGAAGCTGTGTCTACAAGTGGGGTTGCTGTTCTTAATGGTGATTCACATTGTTCTACAAGTATTGATCGAGTTGACAGTTGTTTAGTAAATACAGAAACTGATACGGGATTTGACGTGGTAAATGGTGGAAGAAGCTCAGATGAGGGTGAAGCCTCGTCTAGGTATGAATATTCAGAAGGTGAGGATTCGTTGTTTGGGTATGGTACAGGTGACGAGAAGCAGGTTAATTCATATGATAAAAGAATCATAGGTTATCCTCAAGATAAAATTAGGGAAAATGAAAATGCACTGCGTATGAACTCATCTGTGGCATTTGGTTCGGATGACTGGGACGATTATATGCAAGAAACATGTGCCAATCCTATAACATCGATGGCACCGGATGACTTGTGGGTTCAGAAACAAATAACTGCTGGAAGTGATACCAATATTTTACATTCTACTTATGCATCTAGCAATAGGTTACAAAATACAAGTTTGCTAGTGCAACAAGAAGGTGCAATAAACGTTCTTACTAATGGCAATCAAGTACAAGATGCAAATGAATTAAATTCGGATATTGAAAGTTATTCTACAGAGAGTCTTCTGAAATGTGGTAAGGCAGGGGAAAAATATACGTGCACTGATAATTATAAATCTGTAAGTCTTAGCCAACCAGCAGACTTGCCTCAGATGTGTCCTGAGAGAGATTTATATGTGAAGGAACATGATCTGCTAGTAGAAGACCTAGCTTTGAAAGCAGGTTTGAATATTGGCGAAAATAATTGAAAGGCGTACACTTGTGCACTAGTACTAAAGAAGAAAATAGCATTCTTTATTTCTCTGAAAGTGAGAATGATGAGAACACGAAACAGCAGTTGAATTCTCCTTCTGAAGATACATTAAGTCATCTCCATTCCAGTCCAGTGGAAGCTTCTGAAGTTTTATTGAAGGAATCCCTTGAAGACCAGATATCAAATTCATTGCAGGCACAAAACAATCTAAATAGGACCATAAAGGATTTTCCTGCTCCTAATCATCCGGTACCAGTTGAGGTCAGCAAACTGCTATTCTCTTCCCTTAACTGGCTGGAATATCTTACTGTGCTAGTATAAAGGTTTAAATTTACTTTTCTGATACatcaagttgagtaaataaatgcTTGATATATGAATGgttcaattttttaaaatatgcATTCTATATATATGCCAAGAAATAGGTAGATTTTTGATACACATATGAGTAGTACTCATTAATCTTTACATATCTTTGCAGATTTAAATGTTTTAGTGGATTATATATCCAATTCATATACTAATATTCTAAGTTTAATGATGCTTCTGGTGTGATTGTAATTAGTTTTGTCATCTCTTGCAGGTCGGAAGTCATAAAACAAATGAATATTATGACGAGCTTGTCCATGAGATGGAAGATATATTACTTGATTCTAATGAATATCATGGGGCTAGATTTGTACAGAGTAATAGGTCATCTCTGTCCCAGATTAGTATGCCACTAAGAGATGGTGGATCTACAGCTTCGACTTCTAGTTCTGAAAATGCTAATGTACTAATGAACCGCCCTCTGAGAATTGATAAGGTGGATGTAGTTGGTGCAAGGCAAAAGAATGGGAACGTTTCACTGAGCGAACGACTAGTTGGAGTGAAGGAATACACTGTTTATAAGTTACAAGTGTGGAGTGGAGAGGATACATGGGAAGTTGAAAGAAGATATCGTGATTTTTGTACTCTATATCGCCGGTTGAAGGCATTATTTTCTGATCAAGGCTGGACTCTTCCTTCTCCTTGGTCCTCAGTAGAACGAGAATCTAGAAAGATTTTTGGAAATGCTTCTCCAGCTGTCATTGCAGAGAGAAGTGTTCTTATTAAAGACTGTTTGCAGTCTCTTATTAATTCTCAATTTTCATCCAGTCATTCAAGTCCACTGGTTTGGTTCTTGTCCCCAACAAAGGATGATCCCTGTTTACTGGCATCTGGTAGTGAAATGCTTCAGTCGACACTCCCTACTGGAGATGGCGTGGGAAGCATATCTGCCTTTGGCACAACTATATCCCTTGTTGTTAAAATCTGGCCCAGCAAATCTAAGAAACAGATTCTAGAAGCACAACATTACACATGTTCGGGATGCCACAAACATTTTGATGATGGAAAAACCCGCATACAGGATTTAGCACAGACTCTTGGATGGGGGAATCCTCGTCTTTGTGAGTACAGCGGTCAGTTATTTTGTGCTTCATGCCATACAAATGAAACTGCTGTCTTGCCAGCCAGAGTTTTGCATTCCTGGGATTTTACTCAATATCCAGTTTCTCAAATGGCTAAGTATTACCTTGATTCTATCCACGACCAGGTAAACTAATGCATGTAGCAtgtaatttatataattaattagaTTTACTTTTTATGGGAAAATTTGGGGAAGGCACAGATAATGGAATGATGTTATTCTAAGTCTCCTTCGATGTCAGTTCCATGTATATGTGTGTGTCTGTctttattatttaattatgttATTTTAATCCAACTTTCTTGGATTAActtgttttaatctgttatttcCCATCAGCCCATGTTATGCGTCAGCGCAGTCAATCCTCTACTTCTCTCAAAAGTTCCTGCACTTCAACTTGTTACGAATGTTAGGAAAAAAATAGGAGCTATGCTTCCATATGTTAGATGCCCTTTCCGCAGAACCATATTCATAGGGCTTGGATCTCGGAGGTACCTTCTTGAAAGCAATGATTTCTTTGCACTTagagatttgattgatctttcAAGAGGTGTTTTTGCAGGTTCGCAACTTTACTTGAAGTTTATTACCTTTTCTTTTTTACTAATTTGCTAGAactttattaatttttttttgtgtGTGCATGTTGTTTGGAAGAAATTCTATTCTAGTGGTAATATACTCAGGATGTTTGTTCTTATACTAAGAACTAATAAATGTAGGTATAGTTATATGCGGTTCTACCTCCATTTTTCCTTTCTCAAAAATCAAAATTAATCTAAACAAATGTTACATAAGCATTTTGGATCATCTCCAAATTGTCAAGGGGTTCTCTCTAGTCTCTACTAGTATATTGTGTATGAATGTGTGTGCTGGTGGAAAGTTTTAGCATGTTGACTACCTTTTGGGCTTGGGAAAAAATTATTGGATTTGGATACTATATTGAATGTTTCCTTTGACACTTTTACATAATTTAGGGCTTGAAGTTTGTTTGTCACGGTATCCAGCTCACACTTATATGACCTCATATCCTGCCTTGAACACTTTGTTTTGAAGGAAGCATAAACATGCTTTACTGTTTATTTATTACAAGCTTCTTAAACCTAGTCATGGAATATCATTTTACCTCCTCTTTTGATGTACTCTAAATCTTAATATTTTGTTTTCAGCGCTTCCGGTTATGGTAGAAAATGTCTCAGAGAAAATCCTGGAACATATTACAGAGCAATGTCTTGTATGCTGTGATGTGGGTGTACCGTGTAACGCTCGACAAGCCTGTGAGGATCCATCATCTCTCATTTTTCCTTTCCAGGTAAGCATACATAACCTTCCACATTATAATTTCAGGTGGTTCTTGTATCAAGTTTCACTCTGAGAAAAATTCCCTTATCATCATTGTTttaacttttaatatttcaaagTATGACCTTGTGGGAAGGATATGAACAAAGCCAATTTGATCTGTTTATTGGTAACTAAAGTAATGTAGAAATCAGTCTCTTTGAATAGTTAATACTCCCTATTGCTTCTTTGTTTGTCAAGTGACCCAAGTCTTATTGAATTCTCGAAGTATTACTAGTATATAAGAAACAGAAGATAACACCTCACTGTTTATTTTGCTAAAGTTCCTAAAACTTAGTTGACTTTAAGCTAGAAGAAAGAACCTAAGAATCCATTACTTGCTTTATATAGATCGAGTACTACCGGTGGTCTAGTACACACTGTAACATGTAAGCTAGTTGCAGGGATGTACATAAAAAGTTGAGTCATCATTATAGAACATCTTCCTTGAATTGAAAAGGTTCACCGTTCATGTACTAAAAGTCTAAAATTGTTAATCCTGTAAATTGCGGTTAAGTTACTGTGGTTTTTGATCGGTAGTCTGTAATGACAGGAAGGGGAGGTTGAAAGGTGCAGATCCTGTAAGGTGGTTTTCCACAAACCATGCTACAAAAAGATAGCAACTTGTCCGTGTGGAGCCCATATAACCAAGAGGCTTGAAAGTAAAGACAGTATGGATACCGGAGGTGATGCATACGGCACGTTGGATATGCTTAATAGGCAGGACGATTCCTGGTCATCAGCTAACTTTCTGTCTGGACTGTTCTCGAAGGCAAAATTGGAGAAGTTATTTGGGCATAAAGATCATGATAATATTATCTCAATGGGTTCATTACCAAGCTCCTCCCTGTGAGTGCCTGCATTTTATACCATACACCTATACTGTAGTTGTCAAACCAGAGTATGTATTTCTATCTGGCTGGCCTGTTGGTATACCAAATTTAAGAGAATGGTGAAGCTCTTCTTTTTGTGTGTATATGTGTTTGCATTGTGAAGGCTAAATTTTTTGGGAAACTTGATACTGTATACTGTTTGTGCCTGTTAGCTTGCAAAAGATAGAGTTCTAGGTTGTATACTTGTATTGTCTtcacataattttttttttatcatttttgaTGTCAACATTTGAATACTTGGTAAACTTAATGTCATAAGCCAGCTTGTTTTTCTTATACTAGCATATAGCCGTGATTGCACGGGCTGATTATAAATTTGCAATTTGCTTAATATATAAAAAGTAAATTATAAAAGATAAAAATTAGGTATTATTGAAATTAAAAAAGTTAACTTTTTGTATGTATGGTGATACTGAtggatttaaaatatgaattattttctaatattaaaatatgaattattaaaattaagttTGGAAGTATTTGGTTTTCTGTGCAATAAATGAGAAAGAAGTTGAGGGAAATTAGATGAATTGTAGTTGAAAGAGTTTGTAATTATATTAGATACCTGATTTAacatatttaaataaattatttttgttttaactttattttggaagatgaaaacaaatattttaagaaggtgttaaccaaccgatCAAAGGAAACCATGTTTCGTTTATAATAATAGATATACTTATTTTATGTAATATGCTTATTTTATGTTGCTAATTGCAAACATTATGTCATAATGGATATATCTGGTAGAGATCTGAataaaggaaaaagaaaaaagtaAAAAGATTAAAGACGTACTACTACCATTATTTACTTTTGACTAGCTTATTGCCTTTCACAGGTCATCAATACACTTGCACAGTAGCTCCATAATAAAACTTTTTTCGCTTTTGTATTAATCAGAATTCGAATAATCGAATTTTCCTAACCAATTTCCAATAATTTCCACAGGAagcaaaacacacacacacaaacaacCAATTGCACATATTTTCCCTTGTGTGACTTGTGCACACATGTATTTAGCTATTACtaatacacaagaacaagaattGTATACACCTTAATCCTGTTTCGAGAATTGGTAACTTAACATTTATCGAAGCTATTACCGGGCTTCGTCCTCATTGTCGAGTAGCTTGTGTGTTGCTTTATCCGCATATAATCAAGAACTCCAGCTCTCCGTACAAGAAATTTTCTCGACATTTTTTACAGCACTAGATCGATCCAAATTAGTAGACACAATGGTAAGATGAACCAAACAATCTTGAAAACACAGAGTGTTTGAGCTTCATTATCAAAACAAAAACGCCATAACACGGTATATGCAACAGAGCTATCGACAAGTACCTGCAGATTTCAGTTTCCGACATAATCTTGTATTAGTTTCCGCGAGCACACACACAAATTAGCTGATGAAGACTTCAGATTACATACCATAAAGGAGCATGTGTATTTGATAGGTCAAGAAATGGATACGGCCACCTGTTTAGGGTGCAAATATGCAGCTCTGTAATTAGTACTTTGATGTCGAATTCATGACAAGCTTGCTATAAACAGGAGTTTCTTACCAGGTTGACAGAGTTGAGTGTAAAATCCACTGGAAAACAACGTAAACTGTTGTCCATAGGAAGAAATACGCAATTCTGAACCAAGGAAACCGCTGAAATAAATTTGGACAACGTATATCAGAAACATCGATGATTCAAGTTGCAAACTGTAATCAGTAACGGATTATATCAATCTCAGAGTTGCACTGAAACTTACCAGGCTGTTCAATGCGGCCTCACCAAGCAGAAAAACGACGTTGATTGAGTGCATACTTATTAGCAACTGCAGAAGTGTgattatatttttaaaaacctCAAAGCTTAATATGAAGATATTGAATTATTAGCAGCTCATATGAAGAAAGGAAACTTACAAAGTTGAGATCGTAATCTTTGCGTGTTAGAAATGGTACAATTATCAACCAGAATACACAGTCTGTTAGCACCACTGCACCTGCATTCATCTGTTTGCAAGACAGAGGTAATCGCGGTAAACTAATTATTTAAACTCAACAGAAAATCTTGCATTAGTATTTCAAGTTATGGCAAGTTACCTGGAAAATAACTTGGAAAAGGTAGCCCCAGAAACCTGCAAGTTCGCGATCTTGTCCATGGCACACAAATTCTTTGGTTGAAGTGGCTACTTCACTATATTTCGGTGTCTCAGAAGTATGCAAAGTGCCTTGCTCAGCATCTCCTTCCAGCTCCAGGTTAGCAATTCTGTCACCGCCCACTTTTTTGTAGTGCTTGTAACATCCATTAATGGAGATTAAGGATCCTAGCTACAGTTTGATCTTAAAAACATAAATACAAATTGCAACCTAATATCATGATTATAACAAAAGCATAGAAGATTGTAGAACATACCCCAAAATAGATGGTAATCAAAGTAAAAGTCCACCTGTTTAGCACCCAGTGTCATTAGCAAGAAAACTCGTTGTACTTAATGCTGAAACAAGTGTTATAATTCTAACATAGGAAATAAGAATGTCCTGATAAATCTTTCTAGTAGCTTTAACAGTTTACTATTTAAAGAAATAGCTGATGGAACATGCAACAGTTTGGATAGCGAAGGAGATAAGAAATTGACAACTTACTGAGTGTAGTAGCAAAATA
It contains:
- the LOC141718272 gene encoding uncharacterized protein LOC141718272 translates to MKNGDGKNSSDQIGEFLPWQGQQLFDESFDLSPVSSRYSSCGESEFDRYCSANSVMGTPSMCSSVGPFRDAESEFGSFRSLDGFSLGGSFERKFDDKKVSELSKRIESSDARIGLERRNGLGIGRGLVRNDGAVNLNDDSTGFMDFGVEGRVGEIPDLSNALDEGLYGEDGGGRVLKWDCATSGVMLSSDNDPVLQKENVEADQEAVSTSGVAVLNGDSHCSTSIDRVDSCLVNTETDTGFDVVNGGRSSDEGEASSRYEYSEGEDSLFGYGTGDEKQVNSYDKRIIGYPQDKIRENENALRMNSSVAFGSDDWDDYMQETCANPITSMAPDDLWVQKQITAGSDTNILHSTYASSNRLQNTSLLVQQEGAINVLTNGNQVQDANELNSDIESYSTESLLKCGKAGEKYTCTDNYKSLKGVHLCTSTKEENSILYFSESENDENTKQQLNSPSEDTLSHLHSSPVEASEVLLKESLEDQISNSLQAQNNLNRTIKDFPAPNHPVPVEVGSHKTNEYYDELVHEMEDILLDSNEYHGARFVQSNRSSLSQISMPLRDGGSTASTSSSENANVLMNRPLRIDKVDVVGARQKNGNVSLSERLVGVKEYTVYKLQVWSGEDTWEVERRYRDFCTLYRRLKALFSDQGWTLPSPWSSVERESRKIFGNASPAVIAERSVLIKDCLQSLINSQFSSSHSSPLVWFLSPTKDDPCLLASGSEMLQSTLPTGDGVGSISAFGTTISLVVKIWPSKSKKQILEAQHYTCSGCHKHFDDGKTRIQDLAQTLGWGNPRLCEYSGQLFCASCHTNETAVLPARVLHSWDFTQYPVSQMAKYYLDSIHDQPMLCVSAVNPLLLSKVPALQLVTNVRKKIGAMLPYVRCPFRRTIFIGLGSRRYLLESNDFFALRDLIDLSRGVFAALPVMVENVSEKILEHITEQCLVCCDVGVPCNARQACEDPSSLIFPFQEGEVERCRSCKVVFHKPCYKKIATCPCGAHITKRLESKDSMDTGGDAYGTLDMLNRQDDSWSSANFLSGLFSKAKLEKLFGHKDHDNIISMGSLPSSSL
- the LOC141717661 gene encoding uncharacterized protein LOC141717661, translated to MNVLTGTSKASWHPVVTADTTTASYWLNWRALICAIWIMASIALTVFLITRYEGPQNSRSKSRETQEKKTCGGLLYEDELWKPCLRGIHPVWLLVYRLDAFFVLIIMLSLNGAADGGKIFCYYTQWTFTLITIYFGLGSLISINGCYKHYKKVGGDRIANLELEGDAEQGTLHTSETPKYSEVATSTKEFVCHGQDRELAGFWGYLFQVIFQMNAGAVVLTDCVFWLIIVPFLTRKDYDLNFLLISMHSINVVFLLGEAALNSLRFPWFRIAYFFLWTTVYVVFQWILHSTLSTWWPYPFLDLSNTHAPLWYLSIALLHIPCYGVFVLIMKLKHSVFSRLFGSSYHCVY